A single Antechinus flavipes isolate AdamAnt ecotype Samford, QLD, Australia chromosome 5, AdamAnt_v2, whole genome shotgun sequence DNA region contains:
- the FAM237B gene encoding protein FAM237B yields MGYVYRRWWYFQLSSILMMNLVAANFEIQKQALASISSGNLEEIDHECWEFCSMMLIEMKKLKVANTVAGFWNFMMFLQKSNRPRHYNIFINLAQDFWSMYVDCALSRAHGMGRRQLTSPKVYFNISTKDSKKIGSYKTLVLGAWGRRLLKHQTG; encoded by the exons ATGGGCTATGTGTACAGAAGATGGTGGTACTTCCAGCTGAGCAGCATACTGATGATGAACCTGGTCGCTGCCAATTTTGAAATCCAAAAGCAAGCTCTTGCAAGTATCAGTTCAGGGAATCTGGAAGAAATTGACCATGAATGTTGGGAGTTTTGCTCCATGATGttgatagaaatgaagaaactgaaggtagCAAATACCGTGGCTGGATTCTGGAACTTTATGATGTTCTTGCAGAAATCCAACAGGCCCCGTCATTATAATATCTTCATCAACTTAGCCCAGGATTTCTGGAGCATGTATGTAGACTGTGCACTGTCAAGAGCTCATGGAATGGGAAGAAGACAACTGACAAGCCCCAAAGTTTATTTCAACATTTCCACGAAAGACAGCAAGAA GATTGGATCTTACAAAACATTGGTTCTAGGAGCATGGGGAAGAAGACTATTAAAACATCAAACAGGGTGA